A DNA window from Ranitomeya imitator isolate aRanImi1 chromosome 2, aRanImi1.pri, whole genome shotgun sequence contains the following coding sequences:
- the LOC138667111 gene encoding syntaxin-3-like — MKDRLEELKNRTNPDDLLDYDDQLAFDNPVFQDAETSGMDVFFQEISSLCEALKKLKALAETIESKQEEVLCSTTEAKICEGKKELSTMKNLLTSDAKTLQSQLSLMKTSLAQHDKSWMAEHRIRQSQFTVLSNRFREVMSQHYINETRYVVKLKEQIMRQADLAGLDLQEEEINELIGSPMAPQIVGNDLEILKVKQHLAMAQERHKQLLDLEVQITELHSLFIQLDLLVSEQEGVINNIEYNVLNTMDYISQSNEQVKKALKYQRQSRISAVISAVLGLCACCTCLSCMSGAVR; from the coding sequence ATGAAGGACCGGCTGGAGGAGCTCAAGAACAGAACCAACCCGGACGACCTGCTGGACTACGATGACCAACTGGCCTTCGATAACCCTGTCTTCCAAGATGCTGAGACCAGCGGGATGGACGTCTTCTTCCAGGAGATCTCCAGCTTGTGTGAAGCCCTGAAGAAGCTCAAAGCCTTGGCGGAGACCATCGAGAGCAAGCAAGAAGAGGTTCTGTGCAGCACGACCGAAGCCAAGATCTGCGAGGGTAAGAAGGAATTAAGCACCATGAAGAACCTGCTTACCTCCGATGCCAAGACCCTGCAGTCCCAGCTCAGCCTCATGAAGACCAGCCTGGCCCAACATGATAAGAGCTGGATGGCGGAGCACCGGATCCGGCAAAGTCAATTCACCGTTCTATCCAACCGATTCCGGGAGGTCATGTCCCAGCATTACATCAACGAGACCCGCTACGTGGTGAAACTGAAGGAGCAGATCATGCGGCAGGCGGACCTGGCCGGCCTGGACCTCCAGGAGGAGGAGATCAACGAGCTGATTGGGAGTCCGATGGCTCCGCAGATCGTCGGCAATGACCTGGAGATTCTTAAGGTGAAGCAGCACTTGGCCATGGCCCAGGAGAGGCACAAGCAGCTGCTGGACCTGGAGGTCCAGataacggagctgcactccctcttcATCCAGCTGGACCTGCTGGTGTCGGAGCAGGAGGGCGTCATTAATAACATTGAGTATAACGTCCTGAACACCATGGATTACATCTCACAGTCCAACGAGCAAGTGAAGAAGGCGCTAAAGTACCAGAGGCAGTCCCGGATCTCGGCGGTCATATCTGCGGTGCTCGGACTCTGCGCGTGCTGCACCTGCCTCTCCTGTATGTCCGGAGCCGTGCGGTAA